The Candidatus Zixiibacteriota bacterium genome contains a region encoding:
- a CDS encoding thiamine pyrophosphate-dependent enzyme, giving the protein MNDRPDYEFCAGHDFYGHTACPGCGEKILFRHVLDVLGPDTMVVAPAGCGAVTDGVFPHSLSPVPYLHVPFGATPSAAAGVRAGLEMSGRSHVTVLAWAGDGATFDIGMGALSAIAERNENVLYVCYDNEAYMNTGMQRSSATPQGSWTTTTPAARLKDEPKKDIDAIMAAHRIPYLATGSPAYLDDLKAKVQRAKDIQGLRFLHLYSPCPPGWKSDPADSIAIARMAVESNVFPLYELYDGERFRLTHESESVPLEEYLKLQGRFRFMSDEDAKAMQDSVERSFAGMVARHDKSKVKQV; this is encoded by the coding sequence ATGAACGACAGGCCCGACTACGAGTTCTGCGCCGGTCACGATTTCTACGGACACACCGCCTGTCCCGGTTGTGGTGAAAAGATACTTTTTCGCCATGTTCTGGACGTCCTCGGTCCGGACACCATGGTGGTGGCCCCGGCCGGTTGTGGCGCGGTGACCGACGGCGTCTTTCCGCATTCGCTGTCGCCGGTGCCCTACCTGCACGTGCCCTTCGGTGCTACTCCCTCGGCGGCCGCCGGAGTTCGGGCCGGATTGGAAATGTCGGGGCGCAGTCATGTCACCGTGCTGGCCTGGGCTGGAGACGGTGCAACGTTTGACATCGGCATGGGCGCCCTGTCGGCAATTGCCGAACGAAACGAGAATGTTCTCTATGTTTGCTACGATAACGAAGCTTACATGAACACTGGTATGCAACGAAGCTCGGCCACGCCGCAGGGAAGCTGGACCACGACCACCCCGGCCGCAAGGCTGAAAGACGAACCGAAGAAAGATATCGACGCCATCATGGCCGCCCATCGCATCCCATACCTGGCCACCGGATCACCTGCCTACCTGGATGATCTCAAAGCGAAGGTACAACGTGCGAAGGATATCCAGGGCCTGCGTTTTCTCCACTTATACTCCCCATGTCCCCCCGGCTGGAAGTCCGACCCGGCCGACAGTATTGCGATAGCGCGCATGGCTGTGGAGTCTAATGTTTTCCCGCTCTATGAACTCTACGACGGTGAACGATTCCGTCTCACCCACGAATCCGAGTCGGTTCCGCTGGAGGAATACCTAAAGCTCCAGGGACGATTTCGATTCATGTCGGATGAGGATGCAAAGGCGATGCAGGATTCTGTCGAACGCTCCTTTGCGGGCATGGTGGCGCGACACGATAAGTCAAAAGTGAAGCAAGTGTAA
- a CDS encoding FAD-dependent oxidoreductase, with amino-acid sequence MSKFVAFKTMSEMPELPVSQARMSWNKTGSWRSSTPGHQGKLPPCNFNCPAGEDIRGYLDLMKKGKVSDAFKLLTKANPLPAVCGNVCYHPCQTNCNRHNFDTELQIRSVERLIGDWGIETGFRPTLPATGSKRVAVIGAGPAGLAAAHYLRQSGVNVVLYDENKKPGGILQYGIPSYRLDKDVLKAELDRVLDGVEFKGNLRLGSDFDLASLAEFDAIFLATGAHTSKRMYAEGEDLPGVESGLGFLKRVNSGESVQFEGKQVLVVGGGNTACDVARTAYRLGGSVTVAYRRTEHEMPAFAEEVEQMKTEPIDLEFLVAPFRLTPTTDGRLCVACHRMELGEPDDDGRRRPVVIDGADFDITVDVVFTAIGEDPDLSAAAGLDYDSSGSLDLSQVDPQLRDKLFIGGDILPQPRTVPHAVASGRLASEQINAFLQGVQVAKPSAVAEVATEEDVNFAYFTRLNAAQRASLSSGQGISSDKAAATDEANRCLSCGVCFECDNCYNFCPDLAVVRTPDGYQANLDYCKGCGICAKECPSGTLGMQGGRVA; translated from the coding sequence GTGAGTAAATTCGTTGCCTTCAAGACGATGTCGGAGATGCCGGAACTGCCGGTCAGTCAGGCTCGCATGTCGTGGAACAAGACCGGTTCCTGGCGCTCCAGCACACCGGGACACCAGGGCAAGCTACCGCCCTGCAATTTCAACTGTCCAGCCGGTGAAGACATTCGCGGCTATCTTGACCTGATGAAAAAGGGAAAGGTATCCGACGCTTTCAAACTGCTTACCAAAGCGAACCCGCTGCCTGCTGTCTGTGGGAATGTCTGCTATCATCCCTGCCAGACCAACTGCAACCGCCACAATTTCGATACCGAGCTGCAAATCCGGTCAGTAGAACGTTTGATTGGCGACTGGGGTATCGAGACCGGCTTTCGACCGACGCTGCCTGCCACCGGCTCGAAGAGAGTTGCTGTCATCGGCGCCGGCCCGGCCGGTTTGGCGGCCGCCCACTACCTCAGACAGAGCGGCGTGAACGTGGTTCTCTACGACGAGAACAAAAAACCGGGTGGTATCCTACAGTATGGTATCCCATCATACCGTCTGGACAAAGATGTACTGAAAGCGGAACTCGATCGCGTTCTTGACGGCGTCGAGTTCAAAGGTAACTTGCGGCTGGGGTCCGACTTTGACCTGGCTTCGCTGGCCGAATTCGATGCCATCTTTCTGGCCACCGGCGCACATACATCCAAACGGATGTATGCCGAGGGGGAAGACCTGCCCGGGGTCGAGTCCGGACTTGGCTTTCTCAAACGTGTTAATTCGGGCGAATCTGTTCAGTTTGAAGGCAAACAGGTGTTGGTTGTCGGGGGCGGCAACACCGCCTGCGATGTGGCCCGGACCGCCTACCGCCTGGGGGGCAGCGTGACTGTGGCCTATCGACGGACCGAGCATGAAATGCCGGCCTTTGCCGAAGAGGTCGAACAAATGAAAACAGAACCTATCGACCTTGAGTTTCTGGTGGCGCCTTTCAGGCTGACGCCAACCACTGATGGTCGGTTATGCGTGGCTTGTCACCGGATGGAGTTGGGGGAGCCGGACGACGATGGTCGCCGCAGGCCGGTTGTCATCGATGGCGCCGACTTTGATATTACCGTTGATGTTGTTTTCACCGCTATCGGTGAGGACCCAGATCTCAGTGCGGCCGCCGGATTGGATTATGACTCAAGCGGCTCACTTGATTTGTCGCAGGTTGATCCGCAACTGCGTGACAAACTGTTTATCGGGGGTGACATCCTGCCTCAGCCGCGAACAGTGCCGCACGCCGTGGCCTCGGGCCGTTTGGCCTCAGAGCAGATAAACGCCTTCCTGCAAGGTGTACAGGTGGCAAAGCCGTCAGCAGTTGCCGAGGTGGCCACCGAGGAGGATGTCAATTTCGCGTACTTCACCCGGCTCAACGCCGCGCAACGAGCCAGTTTGTCCTCAGGACAAGGTATCTCATCGGATAAGGCAGCGGCCACCGACGAAGCCAACCGCTGCTTATCGTGCGGCGTATGCTTTGAGTGTGACAACTGCTACAATTTCTGCCCCGATCTGGCTGTCGTGCGTACGCCCGACGGATACCAGGCCAATCTTGACTACTGCAAAGGTTGCGGCATCTGTGCCAAAGAGTGTCCCTCCGGCACGCTCGGTATGCAGGGAGGTCGGGTGGCATGA
- the porA gene encoding pyruvate ferredoxin oxidoreductase, translated as MKQVMSGNEAVSKAVKLSRVQVISAYPITPQTTISEKLSEICGSGELDARFVKVESEHSAMATLIGAASTGVRSFTATSAQGLALMHELLFWASGARLPIVMVDVNRAMAAPWTIWCDQTDSVAQRDTGWMQFYCWSNQEILDTVICSFKIAEQLLVPTMICFDGFFISHTHEAVDLPSQKLVDSFLPPRRAEYRLDTDEPRTFSGGTMPNMFMEFRHKLHSAFERAQTVIDETYAQFEGSFGRSYQAVEPYFTEEAESTLIVTGSAASTAFHTVRKLRERGRKVGLLRLRQLRPFPAEALCAQMKNDSAIAVLDRNLSPGTGGVFAQEVRAALSRNDVGKQVHEFVAGLGGRDITVSDIERIFDDLENNSANSTDINWVGLNQ; from the coding sequence ATGAAACAAGTCATGTCCGGCAACGAAGCGGTCTCAAAGGCGGTCAAGCTCTCTCGCGTACAGGTCATCTCGGCCTATCCAATTACACCCCAGACTACGATCTCTGAGAAACTGTCGGAGATATGCGGCTCCGGTGAGTTGGATGCTCGATTTGTCAAAGTTGAATCGGAACACTCGGCTATGGCCACGCTGATCGGCGCGGCCTCGACCGGTGTGCGATCATTCACGGCAACCTCGGCTCAGGGTCTGGCTCTTATGCACGAGCTTTTGTTCTGGGCATCGGGTGCGCGGTTGCCGATCGTGATGGTCGATGTCAACCGGGCTATGGCAGCGCCGTGGACTATCTGGTGCGACCAGACCGATTCGGTGGCCCAGCGCGATACCGGCTGGATGCAGTTTTACTGTTGGTCCAACCAGGAGATTCTGGACACTGTTATATGTTCGTTCAAGATTGCCGAACAGCTTCTGGTGCCAACGATGATTTGCTTCGATGGTTTTTTCATCTCGCACACGCACGAAGCCGTCGACTTGCCCAGTCAGAAACTTGTAGATAGCTTTCTGCCGCCGCGTCGCGCCGAATACAGGCTCGACACCGACGAACCGCGCACCTTCTCAGGTGGCACCATGCCCAACATGTTTATGGAGTTTCGTCACAAACTGCACTCGGCTTTCGAACGGGCACAAACTGTCATTGATGAAACCTACGCCCAGTTTGAAGGTTCCTTCGGTCGATCCTATCAGGCGGTGGAACCGTATTTCACCGAGGAAGCCGAGAGCACTCTTATCGTTACCGGCTCGGCCGCCTCGACGGCCTTTCACACCGTTCGGAAGCTGCGCGAACGGGGCCGCAAGGTCGGCCTTCTCAGGCTGCGGCAACTCAGACCATTCCCGGCTGAGGCGTTGTGCGCACAGATGAAAAACGACTCGGCTATCGCCGTGTTGGATCGCAATCTGTCCCCGGGGACCGGTGGCGTCTTTGCTCAGGAAGTGCGAGCTGCCCTTAGTCGCAACGATGTCGGTAAACAGGTGCATGAATTCGTGGCCGGCCTGGGCGGGCGGGACATTACCGTTAGCGATATTGAACGCATATTTGACGATCTTGAAAACAACAGCGCGAACTCGACGGATATTAATTGGGTGGGGCTGAACCAATGA
- a CDS encoding LeuA family protein, whose product MADKPSKEELIYDWNRYDKFRFRYKEGLEFDDETLRDGLQSPSITDPSIEEKLELLELMEGLGIQCADIGLPGSGPRAQADIAAMVNHIVKNKMKLRPNCAVRTVKADITPLIEVSQKTGYPIEACSFIGSSPIRQYAEGWTIEKMVQLTEDAVSYAVENKLPVMYVTEDTTRADPETLRRLFTAAINAGAERICVCDTVGHVTPIGVHYLMKFVKKLVKAIKPEIKIDWHGHSDRGLALPNTMAAIGQGADRVHATALGIGERVGNTAMDLLLINLKLEGIIDSDLTGLAQYCRLASKACDAPIAWNYPAMGRDAFRTSTGVHAAAIIKAQNKGHDYLADRVYSGVPAEMVGLKQVIEIGFMSGVSNIVWWLKMRGIEPDKKLVDEIFKAAKQHNRVLTEDELEELVKFRSYEKDDVPLDTLSKWDEQIASKTDEPE is encoded by the coding sequence ATGGCTGACAAACCGTCCAAAGAAGAACTGATCTACGACTGGAATCGATACGACAAGTTCAGATTCCGATATAAGGAAGGCCTCGAATTCGACGACGAGACACTTCGTGATGGGCTCCAGTCGCCCTCGATCACCGATCCCAGTATCGAAGAGAAGCTTGAGCTTCTGGAGCTGATGGAAGGACTGGGCATTCAATGCGCCGACATCGGGCTGCCCGGCTCCGGACCGCGGGCACAGGCGGATATTGCCGCCATGGTAAACCACATCGTCAAGAACAAGATGAAGCTGCGACCCAACTGCGCGGTGCGAACGGTCAAGGCTGATATCACGCCGCTGATCGAGGTTTCGCAGAAAACCGGTTACCCTATTGAAGCCTGCTCGTTCATTGGGTCCTCGCCCATTCGCCAATACGCCGAGGGCTGGACGATTGAGAAAATGGTGCAACTCACCGAGGATGCGGTCAGCTATGCCGTCGAGAACAAGCTGCCGGTTATGTATGTCACCGAAGACACCACACGCGCCGACCCGGAGACATTGAGGCGGCTCTTCACAGCGGCCATCAACGCAGGGGCCGAACGAATCTGCGTCTGTGACACGGTGGGACATGTGACGCCCATTGGAGTTCACTACTTGATGAAATTCGTCAAGAAACTGGTCAAGGCCATCAAGCCGGAAATCAAGATAGACTGGCACGGTCATTCCGACCGCGGGCTGGCCCTCCCCAACACTATGGCCGCGATCGGACAGGGGGCCGATCGGGTACACGCCACCGCTCTCGGTATCGGCGAGAGGGTCGGTAACACGGCCATGGATCTCTTGTTGATCAACCTAAAGCTCGAAGGAATTATCGACAGTGACCTCACCGGGTTGGCCCAGTATTGCAGGCTCGCCTCGAAGGCGTGCGATGCACCTATTGCATGGAACTATCCGGCCATGGGTCGTGACGCTTTTCGAACCTCCACCGGCGTGCATGCAGCAGCCATAATCAAAGCCCAGAACAAGGGGCATGACTACCTGGCCGACCGCGTTTACTCGGGCGTTCCGGCTGAGATGGTGGGGCTTAAACAAGTGATCGAGATCGGTTTTATGTCAGGAGTCTCCAATATCGTGTGGTGGCTCAAGATGAGAGGGATCGAACCGGACAAGAAACTTGTCGATGAGATCTTCAAAGCGGCCAAGCAACACAACCGCGTCCTCACAGAAGACGAACTTGAGGAACTGGTGAAGTTCCGTTCGTATGAAAAGGACGATGTACCGCTTGATACTCTTTCCAAATGGGATGAACAGATTGCATCCAAGACAGATGAGCCGGAGTAA